A window of the Xiashengella succiniciproducens genome harbors these coding sequences:
- the coaD gene encoding pantetheine-phosphate adenylyltransferase — protein sequence MERIAIFPGSFDPFTVGHDNIVRRGLNLFDTIIIAVGHNSTKHYLFPVAKRVEFIRELFADEPRVVVEAYSDLTVDFAKRMNASNILRGLRTAADFEYERAIAQVNKAMTNIDSVFLLTTPEHTPVNSSIVRDILKHNGDASKFIPEKIYKLIKESLNQNT from the coding sequence ATGGAAAGAATTGCAATATTTCCCGGTTCGTTCGACCCCTTTACTGTAGGGCATGATAATATTGTCAGAAGGGGACTTAACCTCTTCGACACGATAATAATAGCAGTGGGGCACAACAGCACCAAGCACTACCTCTTCCCTGTCGCAAAAAGGGTTGAGTTTATCAGGGAATTGTTTGCCGACGAACCCCGCGTCGTAGTCGAAGCCTATTCTGATCTGACCGTAGATTTTGCAAAGCGAATGAATGCATCCAACATACTAAGGGGACTCAGGACTGCAGCCGATTTTGAATACGAAAGAGCAATAGCTCAGGTCAATAAGGCTATGACCAATATAGACTCGGTATTCCTGCTCACAACTCCAGAACATACCCCGGTAAACTCTTCAATTGTAAGGGATATACTCAAGCACAACGGAGATGCGTCTAAGTTTATTCCTGAAAAGATCTACAAGCTGATAAAAGAATCACTGAATCAAAATACCTGA
- a CDS encoding DUF2721 domain-containing protein, which yields MEPESLSLTTPAVLFSAISLIMLAYTNRFLAYASLVRSFHQKYKESADQKLLGQIANMKKRLQLTKAMQILGISSLLFCVVTMFMIYVEWQTLAEVIFGIALVLLILSLATSIWEIQISVKALDLQLGDMDDVMQDHLIK from the coding sequence ATGGAACCTGAATCATTAAGTCTTACAACCCCTGCTGTGTTGTTTTCAGCTATATCATTGATCATGCTTGCCTATACCAACCGCTTTCTGGCTTATGCCTCACTGGTAAGGAGTTTTCATCAGAAGTACAAGGAATCGGCAGATCAGAAGCTTCTGGGGCAGATTGCAAATATGAAAAAGAGGCTTCAGCTTACCAAGGCTATGCAGATTCTGGGAATATCAAGTCTGCTTTTTTGTGTGGTAACCATGTTTATGATCTATGTGGAATGGCAGACTCTTGCTGAGGTGATTTTTGGAATAGCCCTGGTTTTGTTAATACTGTCACTTGCCACTTCTATATGGGAAATACAGATCTCTGTCAAGGCTCTGGACCTTCAACTGGGTGATATGGATGATGTGATGCAGGACCATCTGATCAAGTAA
- a CDS encoding peroxiredoxin family protein: MAGRAWKQILWSVLSGLMLLHQALNAQPYSHATDSVRFFGSAPEYKGMNIVFEYYSNFIIPGKAPLITMPVDDEGNFDFSFPLNETTYLFADLGRTRASIFVEPGKEYKLVFPPFQPRTQLERLNPYFRFEELPLGIANPESRELNRNIVEFDAEFEYILSSYAVRLFTSSDTALARQIEQQLAAKYTYPNPVFQKHKQFSFMRLRQMSQRNIARYLIAELNKHQVEYQLPSYSQLFASLFRSFVPAGFSDDVRTPLNRALADRLEFDSIANIAMQDTLFTNMELTEQVLIYGLFEAFYSKRIPEATVFAALQSAANKGSTPKVRQTASEVYAKVSKLRPGSMAPDFRLKNQKGRNRDLSDYKGKFVYLNFIHTGSIASLIDLTVLEQYYKTMNKEMEIVTVVMDENIDAIEELLKKNPYKWDFLHFASYPQLIDLYDLQALPAYFLIDPEGRLNMSPAPAPGENFLERFAVHFREYRIDYLRRNPPKEKSIFR; encoded by the coding sequence ATGGCCGGAAGAGCGTGGAAACAGATACTTTGGTCAGTTCTTTCTGGCCTGATGCTACTGCATCAGGCCCTTAACGCACAGCCATACTCACATGCTACAGACAGTGTGCGATTCTTCGGTTCGGCTCCCGAATACAAGGGTATGAACATTGTATTCGAATATTATTCCAACTTCATAATTCCCGGGAAGGCGCCGCTTATTACAATGCCAGTTGATGATGAAGGAAATTTTGACTTCAGCTTTCCCCTTAATGAAACCACCTATCTTTTTGCTGATCTGGGACGTACTAGGGCATCTATCTTTGTCGAGCCCGGTAAGGAGTACAAACTAGTCTTTCCTCCATTTCAACCGCGTACCCAACTGGAAAGGCTCAACCCCTATTTCAGGTTTGAAGAACTGCCTCTGGGCATTGCAAATCCTGAAAGTCGAGAGCTAAACCGTAACATTGTCGAGTTTGACGCTGAATTTGAATACATACTAAGCAGCTATGCAGTCAGGCTCTTTACAAGCTCCGACACAGCACTGGCACGACAGATCGAGCAGCAACTCGCAGCAAAATATACATACCCTAATCCTGTCTTTCAAAAGCATAAACAGTTCTCTTTTATGCGTCTTAGGCAGATGAGCCAACGAAATATAGCAAGATACCTAATTGCTGAACTTAACAAGCATCAGGTCGAGTATCAGCTTCCCTCCTACAGCCAGTTGTTTGCCTCGCTCTTTAGATCCTTTGTCCCTGCCGGATTCAGTGATGATGTAAGGACCCCGCTCAACCGTGCTTTGGCCGACCGCTTGGAATTTGACAGCATAGCCAATATTGCTATGCAGGACACGCTGTTTACAAATATGGAGCTTACCGAACAGGTGCTTATCTACGGCCTCTTTGAAGCTTTCTACAGCAAGCGCATTCCCGAAGCAACAGTCTTTGCGGCACTGCAAAGTGCCGCAAATAAAGGTTCAACACCAAAGGTAAGGCAGACAGCATCTGAAGTTTATGCCAAGGTTTCCAAGCTTAGGCCGGGTAGTATGGCCCCTGATTTCAGACTTAAGAACCAGAAAGGCCGCAACAGGGATCTAAGTGATTACAAGGGTAAGTTTGTCTACCTTAACTTTATCCACACCGGCAGCATAGCAAGTCTGATAGATTTGACCGTGCTGGAACAGTATTACAAAACCATGAATAAAGAGATGGAGATTGTTACTGTAGTGATGGATGAAAACATAGATGCTATCGAGGAACTGTTAAAAAAGAACCCTTACAAATGGGACTTCCTTCACTTTGCCTCCTATCCGCAGCTTATTGATCTGTATGACCTGCAGGCCCTACCTGCATATTTTCTCATAGACCCTGAAGGCAGACTGAATATGTCGCCAGCACCTGCACCAGGTGAAAACTTCCTTGAACGTTTTGCGGTGCATTTTCGGGAGTATCGTATAGACTACCTGCGACGAAACCCGCCAAAGGAGAAAAGTATTTTCCGCTAA
- the hisB gene encoding bifunctional histidinol-phosphatase/imidazoleglycerol-phosphate dehydratase HisB, with protein MKKKVLFIDRDGTIIKEPPYDYQVDSYEKLAFYPGVIRNLYKIAGRLDFELVMVTNQDGLGTKSFPENAFWPAHNLMLRTLEGEDIRFAAIHIDRSLPEEGLDTRKPGTGMLKGYFSDEYDLAASFVIGDRLTDIELAKNLGCKGILIKQEEEGRAQLSEARLAEHCVLVTESWDDISTFLFKTERTAVIDRDTAETSIHIELDLDGSGNSDISTGLGFFDHMLDQIARHSGVDLIIKADGDLQVDEHHTIEDTGLALGEAFRKALGNKRGIDRYGFCLPMDDCLAQVAIDFGGRPWLVWDAEFTREKIGDVPTEMFFHFFKSFSDTSLSNLNIKAEGNNEHHKIEGIFKAFARAIKAAIRKDPFSDKLPSTKGVL; from the coding sequence ATGAAGAAGAAGGTTCTGTTTATTGACAGGGATGGCACAATTATCAAGGAGCCTCCTTATGATTACCAGGTCGACTCCTATGAGAAACTGGCATTCTATCCCGGGGTTATCCGCAACCTGTATAAGATAGCCGGGAGACTGGATTTCGAACTGGTGATGGTAACAAATCAGGATGGACTTGGAACAAAGTCTTTTCCTGAGAATGCTTTCTGGCCTGCACACAACCTTATGCTAAGGACTCTTGAAGGGGAAGACATCCGTTTTGCAGCAATTCACATAGACCGTTCCCTGCCAGAAGAGGGATTAGATACCAGAAAACCGGGCACCGGGATGCTCAAAGGCTATTTCAGTGATGAATATGATCTGGCTGCTTCGTTTGTGATAGGTGACAGACTGACTGATATCGAACTGGCAAAAAACCTTGGTTGCAAGGGCATACTGATAAAACAGGAGGAAGAAGGTAGGGCCCAGCTCAGCGAAGCAAGACTGGCTGAACACTGTGTACTCGTCACAGAAAGTTGGGATGATATAAGTACCTTTCTCTTCAAGACCGAGCGTACTGCTGTAATTGACCGCGACACCGCAGAGACGAGTATACATATAGAACTTGACCTTGATGGTAGTGGCAATAGCGATATTTCAACCGGACTCGGGTTCTTCGACCATATGCTGGATCAGATAGCCCGTCACTCAGGTGTTGACCTCATTATAAAGGCTGACGGCGACCTGCAGGTCGACGAGCACCACACTATCGAAGATACCGGACTGGCCCTGGGTGAAGCATTCCGTAAGGCACTTGGCAACAAACGAGGAATAGACCGTTATGGTTTCTGCCTTCCGATGGACGACTGTCTGGCACAGGTGGCCATTGACTTTGGCGGCCGCCCATGGCTTGTATGGGATGCTGAGTTCACGCGTGAGAAAATCGGAGATGTACCTACTGAGATGTTCTTCCACTTTTTCAAAAGCTTTTCAGACACATCACTAAGCAACCTAAATATCAAGGCGGAAGGCAACAACGAACACCACAAAATAGAAGGTATTTTCAAAGCCTTTGCACGGGCGATAAAAGCCGCTATCAGAAAGGACCCATTCAGTGATAAGCTGCCAAGCACCAAGGGCGTGCTATAA